The window GCTTGGACAAAACGGCTTTAATAGCCAAAGCGCTGTTCATTATGACGGTGTCGCGCAAAGGCCCTCTTTCGCCTTGCAAGACCCTTAGCGCCATTTGCTTATTGGTTTGGGCGTCGCCGCCTATTATATCTTGAAGCTCGCAGCCTTCCAGCCCGAAATCTTTTGGCGTCAATGTATAATGGACGACATCGCCGTCTTTATACTCGCTTATATAGGTAACGCCGGCGGGATTGACTTCATCCAAGCCGTTTTCGCCGTGAACGACTATGCCGCAAACAAGCCCCAATTGCCCCAAAGCCTCGGCCACGGGCCTTTGCAACGCGCGGTCGTATACGCCCAAAAGCGCGTATTTGGCCAATGCGGGATTGCTAAGCGGCCCGAGTATGTTAAATATAGAACGAAAGCCCAATTCTTTTCTGACTTTGGCGGCGTATTTCATTGAGGTGTGATAAACGGGCGCGAACAAAAACGCGATGCCTATCTTGTCAAAAATCTCTTGCATTCTTTGGGGCGGTATGTCAATCTTGACGCCCAGCGCCTCAAACACATCGGCGCTTCCGCATTTGGAAGAAACCGACTTGTTGCCGTGCTTGGCGACTTTAATTCCGCAGCCCGCCGCCACCAGCGCGCTTATGGAAGACACATTAAAGGTGTTGTGCCCGTCGCCGCCCGTGCCCACTATGTCCAGCGAGTCGCTGCCTTCTATTTTTATGGCTTTATCGCGCATAGCCATAGCCGAACCCAAAATCTCCTCGGAGGTTTCGCCTTTTAGCTTTAGCCCCGTCAAATACGAAGCCAAGACAATATCGCTTACCTCGCCGCTCATTATCTTGGTCATAACGAAGCGCGCGTCTTGGTATGTCAAGTTTTGTTTATCGGTAACCATTTTCAAAATCGCTTGCATAGTATTAAACCTCCAAAAAATTTTGCAAAATCTGTTTGCCGTATTCCGTCAAAAACGAAGCGGGACAAAACTGCAAGCCGAATATTTTATGCTGCCGATGCCTAAGCGCCATTATAGCGCCCTCGTCGTCATAGGCCGCGGGGCACAATACGGGCGGGAGTTTTTCTATTATCAAAGAATGGTATCTGCCCGTATTGATTTTGGGCGGCAGGTTTTTAAAAATCGGACAGTCCAGCAAATGAACGGGCGATTTTTTCCCGTGCGCTATCTTGCGCATCGGCCTTACCTCGCCGCCAAAAGCAAGCGCTATCGCCTGGTGTCCAAGCCCTATTCCCAAAATAGCCGTATTTTCGCCCGATTGCTTAACAATCTCAATCAATAGTTTGGCGTCTTTTGGATGACCTGTACCGGAGCTTATCACTATATGCGTAGGCGCCAAATCTTTGATTTTTTCAAGAGTCGCTTCGGCGCTTTTTATGACCATAATATCGCCGTCAATTTCAGCCAGATATTGATAAAGATTATAGGCAAATCCGTCGTTGTTATCTATTAATATAGTCATTAGCTAAAAACCTCTTTTTTTTAACAGCTTTGTTCTACCGCCGCCAAGACGGCTTGGGCTTTGTTAAGCGTTTCTTGGTATTCTTTTAGGGGGTCG is drawn from Clostridiales bacterium and contains these coding sequences:
- the trpD gene encoding anthranilate phosphoribosyltransferase; the encoded protein is MQAILKMVTDKQNLTYQDARFVMTKIMSGEVSDIVLASYLTGLKLKGETSEEILGSAMAMRDKAIKIEGSDSLDIVGTGGDGHNTFNVSSISALVAAGCGIKVAKHGNKSVSSKCGSADVFEALGVKIDIPPQRMQEIFDKIGIAFLFAPVYHTSMKYAAKVRKELGFRSIFNILGPLSNPALAKYALLGVYDRALQRPVAEALGQLGLVCGIVVHGENGLDEVNPAGVTYISEYKDGDVVHYTLTPKDFGLEGCELQDIIGGDAQTNKQMALRVLQGERGPLRDTVIMNSALAIKAVLSKPISQCARMAAESIDSGRALKKLKELIIETNK
- a CDS encoding C26 family cysteine hydrolase domain-containing family (Members of this family of hydrolases with an active site Cys residue belong to MEROPS family C26.); the protein is MTILIDNNDGFAYNLYQYLAEIDGDIMVIKSAEATLEKIKDLAPTHIVISSGTGHPKDAKLLIEIVKQSGENTAILGIGLGHQAIALAFGGEVRPMRKIAHGKKSPVHLLDCPIFKNLPPKINTGRYHSLIIEKLPPVLCPAAYDDEGAIMALRHRQHKIFGLQFCPASFLTEYGKQILQNFLEV